The proteins below are encoded in one region of Desulfovibrio sp. Huiquan2017:
- the dxs gene encoding 1-deoxy-D-xylulose-5-phosphate synthase, with product MIKDPKQTAILSKIKKPGDVRALEGDQMETLAQELRDIIISQVSAHGGHLAPSLGTVELTLALFRSFDLERDKLVWDVGHQAYAHKLLTGRADAFHTLRQKGGLSGFPRMVESPYDHFGVGHSSTSISAALGMAMARDLKGEDHEVVAVIGDGSLTAGLAFEGLNQAGDLGRKMVVVLNDNEMSISKNVGALSQFLSRKMTTPFLQRLKSDVEGLLATIPKIGGDLAGYAKRYGDSVKSFFTPGILFEAFHFTYVGPLDGHDTATMVKVFEEVQKLNKPVLVHVMTKKGKGYEPAESDPSHYHGVGEFIPETGLARKFSGSGLPSYTAIFGSTLCSLADKDDKIIAITAAMPEGTGTECFRKNHPERFVDVGICEQHAVTFAAGLATEGYKPAVAIYSTFMQRAYDQIVHDVCLQNLNVNFFLDRGGLVGEDGATHHGAFDMSYLRHIPNLVVMAPKDEAELARMMATAFAFDGPCAVRYPRGTGVGAKVSDHPKRIAVGKGELMRDGTDALIVAIGSRVYPAVEAAMELDEAGLSVAVFNARFVKPLPEKQLLELAGRFDHILLVEENALAGGFGSAVLELLAAHDALDGKHVRQLGLPDEFVEHGTQKELRRMLGLDKDGIKQALAKLCE from the coding sequence ATGATCAAAGATCCGAAACAGACAGCCATCCTGTCCAAGATAAAAAAGCCCGGTGACGTTCGCGCCCTGGAAGGCGACCAGATGGAAACCCTGGCGCAGGAGCTGCGTGACATCATCATCAGCCAGGTTTCGGCTCACGGCGGGCACTTGGCTCCATCGCTGGGCACGGTCGAGCTGACGCTCGCCCTGTTCCGCTCCTTCGACCTCGAACGCGACAAGCTCGTCTGGGACGTGGGGCATCAGGCGTATGCCCACAAGCTGCTCACCGGCCGGGCGGACGCGTTCCACACCCTGCGCCAGAAGGGCGGTCTCAGCGGGTTCCCGCGCATGGTTGAATCGCCCTACGACCATTTCGGGGTGGGCCACTCGTCCACCTCCATCTCCGCCGCCCTGGGCATGGCCATGGCGCGCGACCTGAAGGGCGAGGATCATGAGGTGGTGGCCGTCATCGGCGACGGCTCCCTGACCGCCGGGCTGGCCTTCGAGGGCCTGAACCAGGCGGGCGACCTGGGCCGCAAGATGGTCGTGGTCCTGAACGACAATGAGATGTCCATTTCCAAGAACGTGGGCGCGCTGTCGCAGTTCCTGAGCCGCAAGATGACCACCCCGTTTTTGCAGCGGCTCAAGTCCGACGTGGAAGGGCTGCTGGCGACCATTCCCAAGATCGGCGGCGATCTGGCCGGATACGCCAAGCGCTACGGCGATTCGGTCAAGTCCTTCTTTACCCCGGGCATTCTGTTCGAGGCCTTTCATTTCACCTATGTGGGCCCCCTGGACGGGCACGACACGGCGACCATGGTCAAGGTCTTCGAAGAGGTCCAGAAGCTGAACAAGCCGGTGCTGGTCCACGTCATGACCAAGAAGGGCAAGGGATACGAGCCCGCCGAATCCGATCCGTCCCATTATCACGGGGTGGGCGAGTTCATCCCCGAGACTGGTTTGGCCCGCAAGTTCTCGGGCTCGGGCCTGCCGTCCTACACCGCCATCTTCGGATCCACCCTGTGCTCCCTGGCGGACAAGGACGACAAGATCATCGCCATCACCGCGGCCATGCCTGAAGGCACGGGCACGGAGTGTTTTCGAAAGAACCACCCGGAGCGGTTCGTGGACGTGGGCATCTGCGAACAGCACGCGGTGACCTTCGCCGCCGGATTGGCCACCGAGGGGTACAAGCCCGCTGTGGCCATATATTCGACCTTCATGCAGCGGGCTTATGACCAGATCGTGCATGACGTCTGTCTGCAAAATCTGAATGTGAATTTCTTCCTGGACCGTGGCGGACTGGTAGGCGAGGACGGGGCCACCCACCACGGGGCCTTCGACATGAGCTACCTGCGTCACATTCCGAATCTGGTGGTCATGGCCCCCAAGGACGAGGCCGAGCTGGCCCGGATGATGGCCACGGCCTTTGCCTTCGATGGGCCGTGCGCGGTCCGCTATCCGCGCGGCACCGGGGTCGGGGCCAAGGTTTCGGACCATCCGAAGCGAATCGCCGTCGGCAAGGGCGAACTCATGCGTGACGGCACGGACGCCCTGATCGTGGCCATCGGCTCGCGGGTCTATCCGGCCGTGGAAGCGGCCATGGAGTTGGATGAGGCGGGCCTGAGCGTGGCGGTCTTCAACGCCCGTTTCGTCAAGCCCCTGCCCGAAAAGCAACTCCTGGAGCTGGCCGGCCGGTTCGACCATATCCTGTTGGTGGAGGAGAACGCCCTGGCCGGGGGCTTCGGCTCGGCCGTGCTGGAACTGCTGGCCGCGCATGACGCCCTGGACGGCAAGCACGTCCGGCAACTCGGCCTTCCGGACGAGTTCGTGGAGCACGGCACCCAGAAGGAGCTGCGCCGTATGCTCGGTCTCGACAAGGACGGCATCAAGCAGGCCCTCGCCAAGCTCTGCGAATAA
- a CDS encoding polyprenyl synthetase family protein, which produces MSFKENLGRRAAEVEAYLAGCLRDRGIPPRLLASMEYSLLAGGKRLRPVLVLAWNGLLGGDADKAMPFAASMECIHTYSLIHDDLPAMDDDDLRRGRPSNHKQFDEATAILAGDGLLTEAFVLMTESSLTRGLPPGHVLRAISVLARAAGSGGMVGGQAVDMELTGRVGVPLAELKKMHALKTGALLTAACECGAILAGAEEVDIDNARRFGRKIGVAFQIVDDILDVVGDTKTLGKPAGSDEAMGKTTYPSLLGLDKSKTLAREYVDEALTNLSGYFGGEQEFLWQLARYIVDRVY; this is translated from the coding sequence GTGAGTTTCAAAGAGAATCTGGGCCGCCGCGCTGCCGAGGTGGAGGCATATCTGGCCGGCTGCCTGCGCGACCGGGGCATCCCGCCACGGCTGCTGGCATCTATGGAATATTCCCTGCTGGCCGGGGGCAAGCGGCTGCGGCCCGTGCTGGTCCTGGCCTGGAACGGCCTGCTGGGCGGGGACGCGGACAAGGCCATGCCCTTTGCCGCCTCCATGGAGTGTATCCATACGTATTCGTTGATTCACGACGACCTGCCCGCCATGGATGACGATGACCTGCGGCGCGGACGGCCGTCCAATCACAAGCAGTTCGACGAAGCGACGGCCATCCTGGCGGGCGATGGGCTGCTGACCGAGGCCTTTGTGCTCATGACCGAGTCGTCCCTGACCAGGGGGCTCCCCCCGGGCCATGTGCTCCGGGCAATTTCGGTCCTGGCCCGGGCGGCCGGGTCGGGCGGCATGGTCGGCGGCCAGGCCGTGGACATGGAGCTGACCGGGCGTGTCGGGGTGCCGCTGGCGGAACTGAAAAAGATGCACGCCCTGAAGACCGGCGCTCTGCTGACCGCCGCCTGCGAGTGCGGGGCGATCCTGGCCGGGGCGGAAGAGGTTGACATCGACAATGCCCGCCGGTTCGGCCGCAAGATCGGCGTGGCCTTCCAGATCGTGGACGACATCCTCGACGTGGTCGGCGATACCAAGACCCTGGGCAAGCCTGCGGGTAGCGATGAGGCCATGGGCAAGACCACCTACCCTTCGCTGCTGGGCCTGGACAAGAGCAAAACCCTGGCCCGTGAGTACGTGGACGAGGCCTTGACCAATTTATCCGGCTACTTCGGGGGCGAACAGGAGTTCTTGTGGCAGTTGGCCCGATACATAGTGGACAGGGTGTATTGA
- a CDS encoding VC0807 family protein, with amino-acid sequence MSRSTVQRILLGAVIPLLIYYGGTRLGMAMAGAAAAAVWGMGVATWYFLRDKEVDGFSAIGAAYCLAELAGLAATRDPDWYLLSPIVSDAAMGGVFLASMLFRRPLIQLLAEQTAGKDAFPDTVRESGYYRPLWLRLSVVWGGAYFLRALCLWIVLKGWPLEVYLAARVALDWPVVVALIALSFWYPKQYWRRRLQPVKDGEYGE; translated from the coding sequence ATGAGCCGATCAACCGTGCAGAGAATTTTGTTGGGAGCGGTCATCCCCCTGCTTATTTATTATGGGGGAACCCGGCTCGGCATGGCCATGGCGGGCGCCGCTGCCGCTGCGGTCTGGGGAATGGGCGTGGCGACCTGGTATTTCCTCCGGGATAAGGAAGTGGACGGTTTTTCCGCCATCGGCGCGGCCTACTGCTTGGCTGAGTTGGCCGGGCTGGCGGCCACGCGGGACCCGGATTGGTACCTGCTCTCGCCCATCGTGTCGGACGCGGCCATGGGGGGCGTGTTTCTGGCATCCATGCTTTTCCGGCGGCCGTTGATTCAACTGCTGGCCGAACAGACCGCCGGGAAGGACGCCTTCCCCGATACCGTGCGTGAAAGCGGGTATTACCGTCCCTTGTGGCTCCGGTTGAGCGTGGTTTGGGGCGGTGCGTATTTTCTTCGGGCCCTGTGCCTGTGGATCGTCCTGAAGGGGTGGCCGCTGGAGGTCTACCTCGCGGCCAGGGTTGCCCTGGACTGGCCGGTGGTGGTCGCGTTGATCGCCTTGAGTTTTTGGTATCCGAAGCAATATTGGAGAAGACGGTTGCAGCCCGTCAAAGATGGCGAATATGGAGAATAG
- a CDS encoding TetR/AcrR family transcriptional regulator, translating to MNESPDVNTKTALLLAAMEVFADKGFDSATVRDICGLAKANVAAVNYHYGSKDGLYAAVLEAIFPMGEEWISSDDPNLPPEERLYRFIKGLVEEIYTQSTGQIAQKWAIFLREMAKPSHNLDILIRHQVQPRANELRDILQKILGPDVPDHTLAYCSSNIWALTLDHLLTQPILDRLTPQRPNVDMDVDEFVDHVVRFALGGVNAVKSRV from the coding sequence ATGAACGAATCCCCGGACGTCAATACCAAAACCGCCCTTTTGCTCGCCGCCATGGAGGTTTTTGCGGACAAGGGCTTCGACTCGGCCACGGTGCGGGACATCTGCGGCCTGGCCAAGGCCAACGTGGCGGCGGTAAACTATCATTACGGCAGCAAGGACGGGTTGTACGCGGCGGTTCTCGAAGCGATCTTCCCCATGGGCGAGGAGTGGATATCCAGCGACGACCCCAACCTGCCCCCGGAAGAACGGCTCTACCGCTTCATCAAGGGGCTGGTCGAGGAAATCTACACCCAGAGCACCGGACAGATCGCCCAGAAGTGGGCCATTTTCCTGCGTGAAATGGCCAAGCCGAGCCACAACCTCGACATCCTCATCCGCCATCAGGTCCAGCCGCGAGCCAATGAACTGCGCGACATCCTGCAAAAGATCCTGGGGCCGGACGTGCCGGACCACACCCTGGCCTATTGCAGCTCCAATATCTGGGCCCTGACCCTCGACCACCTGCTGACCCAGCCCATCCTGGACCGGCTTACGCCGCAACGGCCCAACGTGGACATGGATGTGGACGAATTCGTAGACCACGTGGTCCGCTTCGCCCTGGGCGGCGTCAATGCCGTGAAATCACGCGTGTAA
- a CDS encoding YchJ family protein, whose amino-acid sequence MSQECPCGSGLELAKCCGPYISGEAVAPTAEAVMRARYSAYVLNELDYLKESLAPEALEDHDEESVRKWAETAEWLGLTVHDTWAGLQGDEAGIVEFTAEYAIDGENQKHRERSRFHFVDGKWLYVDGQMVAGPPIRKEPKIGRNDPCPCGSGKKYKKCCGR is encoded by the coding sequence ATGTCCCAAGAATGTCCCTGCGGCTCCGGCCTGGAACTGGCCAAGTGCTGCGGCCCCTATATCTCCGGCGAGGCCGTTGCGCCCACCGCCGAAGCGGTCATGCGCGCCCGTTACAGCGCCTACGTGCTCAATGAACTCGACTATCTCAAGGAGAGTCTCGCTCCCGAGGCCCTCGAGGACCACGACGAAGAATCCGTGCGCAAGTGGGCCGAAACCGCCGAGTGGCTGGGGTTGACCGTCCACGATACCTGGGCGGGCCTGCAAGGCGACGAGGCGGGCATCGTGGAATTTACCGCCGAGTACGCCATCGACGGCGAGAATCAAAAACACCGCGAACGCAGCCGCTTCCACTTCGTGGACGGCAAGTGGCTCTATGTGGATGGCCAGATGGTCGCCGGGCCGCCCATCCGCAAGGAACCCAAGATCGGCCGCAACGACCCCTGTCCCTGCGGCTCGGGCAAAAAATACAAGAAGTGCTGCGGACGCTGA
- the lgt gene encoding prolipoprotein diacylglyceryl transferase yields MLNYPQFDPVMISLGPLELRWYGMMYVFGILSGWLLGRYRAAKPWNKMTPERMDDFLTWAILGVVLGGRIGYVLFYNPSFYLANPLKVFAVWEGGMSFHGGCLGVLLVCWLFGRSHDMTFLEVGDFVSPLVPPGLFFGRIGNFINGELWGRYTDLPWAMPFPGAGGLPRHPSQLYEAALEGVLLFIIVWVYSAKPRPKGCVGALFLLGYGAFRFLVEFAREPDRQLGFVALHWMSMGQVLCLPMILFGAGWLIWSYRKSV; encoded by the coding sequence ATGCTTAATTATCCCCAATTCGATCCGGTCATGATTTCCCTCGGCCCGCTGGAACTGCGCTGGTATGGCATGATGTACGTTTTCGGCATCCTGTCCGGTTGGCTGCTGGGGCGCTATCGGGCGGCCAAGCCGTGGAACAAGATGACCCCCGAGCGCATGGACGACTTTCTCACCTGGGCCATCCTCGGCGTGGTCCTGGGCGGGCGCATCGGGTATGTCCTGTTCTACAACCCCTCATTCTATTTGGCCAATCCGCTCAAGGTGTTTGCGGTCTGGGAAGGGGGCATGTCCTTCCACGGCGGCTGTCTCGGCGTGCTTCTGGTCTGCTGGCTGTTCGGCCGGTCCCACGACATGACCTTCCTTGAGGTGGGCGACTTCGTCTCGCCGCTGGTCCCGCCGGGTTTGTTCTTCGGACGCATCGGCAACTTCATCAACGGCGAGTTGTGGGGCCGTTACACGGACTTGCCTTGGGCCATGCCGTTCCCGGGCGCCGGAGGATTGCCGCGCCATCCCTCGCAGCTTTACGAGGCCGCGCTGGAAGGGGTGCTCCTGTTCATCATCGTCTGGGTTTACTCGGCCAAGCCGCGTCCCAAGGGGTGCGTGGGCGCGCTCTTTCTGCTGGGCTACGGCGCGTTCCGCTTCTTGGTGGAGTTCGCCCGCGAGCCGGACCGGCAGCTCGGTTTCGTGGCCCTGCATTGGATGTCCATGGGCCAGGTGCTTTGCCTGCCCATGATACTGTTCGGCGCGGGCTGGTTGATTTGGTCTTACCGCAAGTCAGTGTAA
- a CDS encoding 3'-5' exonuclease, protein MTTDSLDIPQQYLRAFTKEEINDMPLRRYEGDIKVVRSESDLEEALEGMRASSLLGFDTETRPVFKKGKKPGPPSLLQLATADCAYVFQLGVLPLAKGVCDILADRRILKTGVAVRDDILGLQKHARFKPSGFVDLSTITAKYNLQTHGLRNMAANLLGFRISKSAQCSNWAKDKLSRQQIFYAATDAWISRELYLALEELGLT, encoded by the coding sequence ATGACTACGGACAGCCTCGACATCCCGCAACAGTATCTTCGGGCCTTCACCAAGGAAGAAATCAACGACATGCCCCTTCGCCGCTACGAAGGGGATATCAAGGTCGTTCGCAGCGAATCCGATCTGGAGGAAGCCTTGGAGGGCATGCGCGCGTCCTCCCTGCTCGGCTTCGACACCGAGACCCGGCCTGTATTCAAAAAAGGCAAAAAGCCTGGCCCGCCGTCCTTACTCCAACTGGCCACGGCCGACTGCGCCTATGTTTTCCAGTTGGGCGTCCTGCCCCTGGCAAAGGGGGTTTGCGACATCCTGGCCGATCGGCGCATCCTCAAGACCGGCGTGGCCGTGCGCGACGACATTCTGGGATTGCAAAAGCACGCCCGGTTCAAGCCGAGCGGCTTCGTGGATCTCTCCACCATCACGGCCAAGTACAATCTCCAGACCCACGGCCTGCGCAATATGGCCGCCAACCTGCTCGGCTTCCGCATCTCCAAGTCCGCCCAATGCTCCAACTGGGCCAAAGACAAGCTCTCCCGCCAGCAGATTTTCTATGCCGCCACCGACGCCTGGATCAGCCGCGAACTGTATCTTGCCCTGGAAGAGCTCGGCCTGACCTAG
- the arfB gene encoding alternative ribosome rescue aminoacyl-tRNA hydrolase ArfB, protein MAPCGMLRITETVSIPESELRFTACRSSGPGGQHVNTTDTRVTLLFDVAGSPSLTELQKVAIRGKLRRRMDKHGVLQVTSQMFRSQKTNKESAVDRFVELMQWALKPVVPRKETRVPRSAKRRRLERKKRTGQRKRERKTPDVRGEY, encoded by the coding sequence ATGGCACCTTGCGGCATGCTTCGTATCACCGAGACCGTTTCCATCCCCGAAAGCGAACTGCGCTTCACCGCCTGCCGCAGTTCCGGCCCCGGCGGCCAGCACGTCAACACCACGGACACGCGCGTGACGCTCCTGTTCGACGTGGCAGGTTCCCCGAGCCTGACCGAATTGCAGAAGGTGGCGATCCGGGGCAAGCTCCGGCGGCGCATGGACAAGCACGGCGTGCTCCAGGTGACCAGCCAGATGTTCCGCAGCCAGAAGACCAACAAGGAATCGGCCGTGGACCGCTTTGTGGAGTTGATGCAGTGGGCGCTCAAGCCGGTCGTTCCGCGCAAGGAGACCCGGGTGCCCCGGTCGGCCAAGCGCCGGAGGCTGGAACGCAAGAAGCGCACGGGCCAACGCAAGCGCGAGCGCAAGACGCCCGATGTGCGCGGGGAATACTAG
- a CDS encoding glutaminyl-peptide cyclotransferase, with amino-acid sequence MSPNVTVRSSVFSLAPLPRPLGPLCLLFAILIAAAAPARAATPVIPCRVLAEYAHDTETSTQGLFLLDGVFYESSGGYGRSFLTMVAPGTGRRLKTVPIAPELFAEGIAPQGKTLRMLTWKSGIGLVYTLRDLKPAGRFAYRAASEATQGWGLVFDGSRFVMSTGESRLEWRDPKTFAKVGELPVTDEGRPVRLLNELEFVGKLLYANIWKSDRVAIIDMTDGEVRAWLDLTSLRKRLAPKSGVANGIAYDPATSRLFVTGKHWNRLFEIEVPKLH; translated from the coding sequence ATGTCCCCGAATGTCACTGTCCGCTCCTCCGTTTTCTCCCTGGCCCCGCTCCCGCGCCCGTTGGGCCCCCTCTGCCTGCTCTTCGCGATCCTGATCGCAGCGGCCGCCCCAGCGCGGGCCGCAACCCCGGTCATCCCCTGCCGGGTGCTAGCCGAATACGCCCACGACACCGAGACCTCCACCCAGGGGCTTTTCCTCCTGGACGGCGTCTTTTATGAATCCTCGGGCGGTTACGGACGCTCGTTCCTGACCATGGTGGCCCCCGGGACCGGACGCCGCCTGAAAACCGTACCAATCGCCCCCGAGCTGTTCGCCGAGGGCATCGCGCCCCAAGGCAAAACCCTGCGCATGCTCACCTGGAAATCGGGCATCGGCCTGGTCTATACCCTGCGGGACCTGAAGCCCGCAGGCCGGTTCGCCTACCGGGCCGCCAGCGAGGCCACGCAGGGATGGGGTTTGGTCTTCGACGGCTCGCGGTTCGTCATGTCCACCGGCGAATCCCGATTGGAATGGCGCGATCCCAAGACCTTCGCCAAGGTCGGCGAACTGCCCGTGACCGATGAGGGGCGTCCGGTACGTCTGCTCAACGAGCTGGAATTCGTGGGGAAATTGCTCTACGCCAACATATGGAAGTCGGACAGGGTGGCGATCATCGACATGACCGACGGCGAAGTCCGCGCATGGCTGGACCTCACATCCCTGCGCAAGCGGCTGGCCCCAAAATCGGGCGTGGCAAACGGCATCGCCTATGACCCGGCCACCAGCCGTCTCTTCGTCACCGGCAAGCACTGGAATCGGTTGTTTGAAATCGAAGTCCCGAAATTACACTGA
- the xseB gene encoding exodeoxyribonuclease VII small subunit: MAATTFEDRLERLKLVVEKLERGDLPLEEGVALYKEGLELVKACGRQLETARHEVKIVSEGLIREFDALEALATDTEDEL; this comes from the coding sequence ATGGCAGCAACAACCTTTGAGGATCGCCTGGAGCGGCTCAAACTCGTGGTGGAGAAGCTCGAACGCGGCGACCTGCCTCTTGAGGAGGGCGTGGCCCTGTACAAGGAGGGGCTTGAACTGGTCAAGGCGTGCGGCAGGCAGTTGGAGACCGCCCGGCACGAGGTCAAGATCGTGTCCGAAGGACTGATCCGCGAGTTCGACGCCCTTGAGGCGCTGGCGACGGACACGGAGGACGAACTGTGA